From the genome of Lutzomyia longipalpis isolate SR_M1_2022 chromosome 2, ASM2433408v1, one region includes:
- the LOC129788836 gene encoding dolichol-phosphate mannosyltransferase subunit 1, which produces MPDDKYSILLPTYNEKDNLPIIIWLIVKHMSINKYDYEIIVIDDGSPDGTLEVAKDLQKIYGEKRIVLRPREKKLGLGTAYIHGIKHATGNFILILDADLSHHPKFIPQFIELQQRENLDIVSGTRYRPNGGVYGWDFKRKLISRGANYLSQVLLRPGASDLTGSFRLYRKEVLTKLISQCVSKGYVFQMEMLIRARQNNFTIGEVPITFVDRVYGQSKLGGTEIFQFAKNLLYLFATT; this is translated from the exons atgccgGACGATAAATATTCTATTCTTCTTCCAACATACAACGAGAAGGACAATCTCCCCATAATCATCTGGTTAATTGTGAAGCATATGAGCATAAA taaatacgATTACGAAATCATTGTGATTGACGATGGAAGTCCGGATGGCACTTTGGAGGTGGCCAAGGATCTGCAGAAGATCTACGGGGAGAAGAGAATTGTTCTGCGGCCGCGTGAGAAGAAGCTGGGATTGGGAACGGCATACATTCACGGAATCAAACACGCAACCGGGAATTTTATCTTGATTCTGGATGCAGATTTGAGTCATCAC CCAAAATTCATTCCACAATTCATTGAGTTGCAGCAACGAGAGAATCTGGACATTGTCTCTGGGACACGCTACCGTCCAAATGGAGGTGTCTACGGGTGGGATTTCAAGCGGAAGCTCATCTCTCGTGGTGCAAATTATCTGTCGCAAGTTCTCCTGCGCCCAGGTGCCTCTGATCTCACGGGATCATTTCGGCTGTACAGGAAGGAGGTGCTGACCAAATTAATCTCCCAGTGCGTATCGAAGGGTTATGTGTTTCAGATGGAAATGCTCATCAGGGCGCGACAGAACAACTTTACAATTGGCGAAGTTCCCATCACCTTTGTGGATCGTGTCTATGGACAATCCAAGCTGGGTGGAACGGAGATCtttcaatttgcaaagaatCTCCTCTATCTCTTTGCtacaacataa
- the LOC129788837 gene encoding centrosomal protein of 104 kDa isoform X2, which yields MARKIPFSVIFATDEDPNFPASELNSHGPTVQGWHSSANSKVNPQEIILKFHHPARVCRIQVLGHQFMIPDRIELWLHNAPKDSPTTPSSQNFEYLGFIALSDNSASQYKSRELQSVTVNPRMGTHMKLRMGAPYSNDLNHAHQVALIGINVLGMESEDEAPGPAGAPETLASICDCLSFSMYVEETICDVVRELEAKKGRAVIEERFEYARKLKLCMSALRSAGERLGRYALAKRQAVTQEDFSTARLRKEQIELYRNAVFGQLEVEKLLEKGGQLPENDLVSPIYISKPILPSPMSLQEVATLLLSDPKEQQHSPKPPHPKSSDAGKQDESYFSPQLSKIGRSPSRNSPTNTGSMRRRNKSAPRNSYEDYEERTLPTLRTECQSTVEVEANSRGRFKVMNDREKRQAALPLLVFGTELVELFYSKQFQDREEGLVRLRNILKNPTVIDGTIGPNKVARSSTLLLYRAVRDAVFSVFSQAAETVRALFVDFIPQRISANEVSRCVDRLLPELLAKSGDPSPRIHTLAQHTILSIASCAEVRQQNLVAPALSRPVGSGTHPRLALSRIQMLEQLVLSQGISTDKQSGLTCRSLTECGCSGIHHPSEPVRKVAERVLLQVYRINPRLIRKQLPPDDDITRRNLLYRQLFTEFDKIDKARRNQMLESMRDDAADEEEGAFGESWDMEELKTSLPGMANGDKNGCKDTVQCSFCDWVCGKDGTQLDKHYWKTCPILMKCPQCQCVLEVSAYTHHLINECEAKESYVICKRCTEAVHIELYQLHLLEEYCMELPPGTVRCPLCHENIPENGWKMHFLDAVHYCRGNARRRNGKK from the exons ATGGCTAGGAAGATACCTTTTAGTGTAATTTTTGCCACAG ATGAGGACCCCAATTTTCCGGCAAGTGAGCTAAATAGCCACGGACCTACAGTTCAGGGATGGCATTCAAGTGCAAATTCAAAGGTTAACCCCCAGGAGATTATCCTGAAATTCCATCATCCAGCACGAGTGTGTCGCATCCAGGTGCTGGGGCATCAATTTATGATTC CCGATCGCATTGAGCTGTGGCTCCACAATGCCCCAAAGGACTCCCCCACAACGCCATCGAGTCAGAACTTTGAGTACCTGGGCTTCATTGCACTGTCGGATAATTCAGCATCACAGTACAAGTCCAGGGAGCTGCAGAGTGTCACTGTGAATCCCCGCATGGGGACACACATGAAGCTCCGCATGGGAGCACCCTACAGCAATGATCTCAATCATGCTCATCAGGTTGCATTGATTGGCATTAATGTCCTGGGGATGGAATCAGAGGATGAAGCACCTGGTCCAGCTGGTGCTCCCGAAACTCTGGCTTCCATCTGTGATTGCCTTTCCTTCTCCATGTACGTGGAAGAGACCATTTGTGACGTTGTGAGGGAATTAGAAGCTAAAAAGGGTCGTGCAGTGATTG agGAAAGATTTGAGTACGCCAGGAAGCTTAAATTATGCATGAGTGCCCTCCGGAGTGCCGGAGAACGTCTTGGGAGGTATGCCCTTGCAAAGAGACAAGCCGTAACTCAGGAGGATTTCTCAACGGCACGCCTACGCAAGGAACAAATTGAGCTGTACCGAAATGCCGTTTTTGGGCAGTTGGAAGTTGAGAAGTTGCTGGAAAAGGGTGGGCAGTTGCCGGAAAATGATCTCGTGTCCCCAATTTATATTTCCAAGCCAATCCTTCCGTCACCAATGAGTCTCCAAGAGGTGGCAACACTCCTCCTGAGTGACCCGAAAGAGCAGCAACACAGCCCAAAGCCACCGCATCCGAAGAGCAGTGATGCTGGGAAGCAGGATGAGTCGTACTTCTCACCGCAACTCAGCAAAATTGGTCGAAGCCCCAGTCGCAATTCACCCACAAATACGGGATCAATGCGGCGGAGGAATAAGAGTGCACCCAGGAATAGCTACGAGGACTACGAGGAGCGAACTCTACCGACGCTCAGGAC ggaATGCCAATCCACCGTGGAAGTCGAGGCGAACAGTCGTGGCAGATTCAAAGTTATGAATGACCGTGAGAAGCGTCAAGCTGCTCTTCCTCTTCTTGTCTTTGGCACGGAATTG GTGGAACTCTTCTATTCGAAGCAGTTTCAGGATCGTGAGGAGGGTCTCGTGCGCTTGAGGAATATCCTGAAGAATCCCACTGTGATTGATGGAACAATTGGACCGAATAAAGTGGCCAGGAGCTCAACACTTCTCCTCTATCGTGCCGTTCGCGATGCCGTCTTTTCCGTCTTCAGTCAAGCAGCTGAAACAGTGAGGGCTCTCTTTGTGGACTTCATCCCCCAGCGTATTTCCGCCAATGAGGTGTCACGATGCGTTGATCGCCTTCTCCCTGAACTTCTGGCCAAGAGTGGGGATCCCTCACCGCGTATTCACACCCTGGCGCAGCACACCATTCTCAGTATTGCTTCATGTGCCGAAGTACGTCAGCAGAATCTCGTAGCACCTGCCCTATCACGTCCTGTGGGATCAGGCACCCATCCCCGGCTGGCACTGAGTCGCATCCAAATGCTGGAGCAGCTGGTACTCAGTCAGGGTATCAGCACAGACAAGCAGAGTGGTCTTACGTGCCGCTCCCTCACTGAATGTGGCTGCTCCGGTATTCATCACCCGTCCGAACCAGTTCGCAAAGTAGCCGAGAGGGTCCTACTGCAAGTCTACCGCATCAATCCGCGCCTCATACGCAAACAACTACCCCCAGATGATGATATTACGCGACGCAATTTGCTGTACCGGCAGCTTTTCACGGAATTCGACAAAATCGACAAGGCAAGGCGCAATCAAATGCTCGAGTCTATGCGGGATGATGCTGCTGACGAGGAGGAGGGTGCCTTTGGGGAATCATGGGATATGGAAGAGCTAAAGACATCCCTGCCAGGAATGGCGAATGGAGATAAAAATGGATGCAAAGATACAGt GCAATGTTCCTTCTGTGATTGGGTTTGTGGAAAAGATGGAACACAACTTGATAAACACTACTGGAAGACTTGTCCGATTCTCATGAAATGCCCACAGTGCCAGTGCGTCCTGGAAGTATCTGCTTACACACATCATCTAATAA ATGAATGTGAGGCAAAGGAGAGTTACGTGATTTGCAAGAGGTGCACCGAAGCCGTCCACATTGAGCTGTACCAGTTGCACCTTCTCGAGGAGTACTGCATGGAATTACCACCTGGAACCGTAAGGTGCCCCCTTTGTCATGAAAATATCCCCGaaaatggatggaaaatgcatttcctcGATGCAGTTCACTACTGCCGTGGCAATGCACGACGGCGCAATGGTAAAAAGTAG
- the LOC129788837 gene encoding centrosomal protein of 104 kDa isoform X1, which translates to MARKIPFSVIFATDEDPNFPASELNSHGPTVQGWHSSANSKVNPQEIILKFHHPARVCRIQVLGHQFMIPDRIELWLHNAPKDSPTTPSSQNFEYLGFIALSDNSASQYKSRELQSVTVNPRMGTHMKLRMGAPYSNDLNHAHQVALIGINVLGMESEDEAPGPAGAPETLASICDCLSFSMYVEETICDVVRELEAKKGRAVIEERFEYARKLKLCMSALRSAGERLGRYALAKRQAVTQEDFSTARLRKEQIELYRNAVFGQLEVEKLLEKGGQLPENDLVSPIYISKPILPSPMSLQEVATLLLSDPKEQQHSPKPPHPKSSDAGKQDESYFSPQLSKIGRSPSRNSPTNTGSMRRRNKSAPRNSYEDYEERTLPTLRTSQTNEFLRECQSTVEVEANSRGRFKVMNDREKRQAALPLLVFGTELVELFYSKQFQDREEGLVRLRNILKNPTVIDGTIGPNKVARSSTLLLYRAVRDAVFSVFSQAAETVRALFVDFIPQRISANEVSRCVDRLLPELLAKSGDPSPRIHTLAQHTILSIASCAEVRQQNLVAPALSRPVGSGTHPRLALSRIQMLEQLVLSQGISTDKQSGLTCRSLTECGCSGIHHPSEPVRKVAERVLLQVYRINPRLIRKQLPPDDDITRRNLLYRQLFTEFDKIDKARRNQMLESMRDDAADEEEGAFGESWDMEELKTSLPGMANGDKNGCKDTVQCSFCDWVCGKDGTQLDKHYWKTCPILMKCPQCQCVLEVSAYTHHLINECEAKESYVICKRCTEAVHIELYQLHLLEEYCMELPPGTVRCPLCHENIPENGWKMHFLDAVHYCRGNARRRNGKK; encoded by the exons ATGGCTAGGAAGATACCTTTTAGTGTAATTTTTGCCACAG ATGAGGACCCCAATTTTCCGGCAAGTGAGCTAAATAGCCACGGACCTACAGTTCAGGGATGGCATTCAAGTGCAAATTCAAAGGTTAACCCCCAGGAGATTATCCTGAAATTCCATCATCCAGCACGAGTGTGTCGCATCCAGGTGCTGGGGCATCAATTTATGATTC CCGATCGCATTGAGCTGTGGCTCCACAATGCCCCAAAGGACTCCCCCACAACGCCATCGAGTCAGAACTTTGAGTACCTGGGCTTCATTGCACTGTCGGATAATTCAGCATCACAGTACAAGTCCAGGGAGCTGCAGAGTGTCACTGTGAATCCCCGCATGGGGACACACATGAAGCTCCGCATGGGAGCACCCTACAGCAATGATCTCAATCATGCTCATCAGGTTGCATTGATTGGCATTAATGTCCTGGGGATGGAATCAGAGGATGAAGCACCTGGTCCAGCTGGTGCTCCCGAAACTCTGGCTTCCATCTGTGATTGCCTTTCCTTCTCCATGTACGTGGAAGAGACCATTTGTGACGTTGTGAGGGAATTAGAAGCTAAAAAGGGTCGTGCAGTGATTG agGAAAGATTTGAGTACGCCAGGAAGCTTAAATTATGCATGAGTGCCCTCCGGAGTGCCGGAGAACGTCTTGGGAGGTATGCCCTTGCAAAGAGACAAGCCGTAACTCAGGAGGATTTCTCAACGGCACGCCTACGCAAGGAACAAATTGAGCTGTACCGAAATGCCGTTTTTGGGCAGTTGGAAGTTGAGAAGTTGCTGGAAAAGGGTGGGCAGTTGCCGGAAAATGATCTCGTGTCCCCAATTTATATTTCCAAGCCAATCCTTCCGTCACCAATGAGTCTCCAAGAGGTGGCAACACTCCTCCTGAGTGACCCGAAAGAGCAGCAACACAGCCCAAAGCCACCGCATCCGAAGAGCAGTGATGCTGGGAAGCAGGATGAGTCGTACTTCTCACCGCAACTCAGCAAAATTGGTCGAAGCCCCAGTCGCAATTCACCCACAAATACGGGATCAATGCGGCGGAGGAATAAGAGTGCACCCAGGAATAGCTACGAGGACTACGAGGAGCGAACTCTACCGACGCTCAGGAC TTCACAaactaatgaatttttaagggaATGCCAATCCACCGTGGAAGTCGAGGCGAACAGTCGTGGCAGATTCAAAGTTATGAATGACCGTGAGAAGCGTCAAGCTGCTCTTCCTCTTCTTGTCTTTGGCACGGAATTG GTGGAACTCTTCTATTCGAAGCAGTTTCAGGATCGTGAGGAGGGTCTCGTGCGCTTGAGGAATATCCTGAAGAATCCCACTGTGATTGATGGAACAATTGGACCGAATAAAGTGGCCAGGAGCTCAACACTTCTCCTCTATCGTGCCGTTCGCGATGCCGTCTTTTCCGTCTTCAGTCAAGCAGCTGAAACAGTGAGGGCTCTCTTTGTGGACTTCATCCCCCAGCGTATTTCCGCCAATGAGGTGTCACGATGCGTTGATCGCCTTCTCCCTGAACTTCTGGCCAAGAGTGGGGATCCCTCACCGCGTATTCACACCCTGGCGCAGCACACCATTCTCAGTATTGCTTCATGTGCCGAAGTACGTCAGCAGAATCTCGTAGCACCTGCCCTATCACGTCCTGTGGGATCAGGCACCCATCCCCGGCTGGCACTGAGTCGCATCCAAATGCTGGAGCAGCTGGTACTCAGTCAGGGTATCAGCACAGACAAGCAGAGTGGTCTTACGTGCCGCTCCCTCACTGAATGTGGCTGCTCCGGTATTCATCACCCGTCCGAACCAGTTCGCAAAGTAGCCGAGAGGGTCCTACTGCAAGTCTACCGCATCAATCCGCGCCTCATACGCAAACAACTACCCCCAGATGATGATATTACGCGACGCAATTTGCTGTACCGGCAGCTTTTCACGGAATTCGACAAAATCGACAAGGCAAGGCGCAATCAAATGCTCGAGTCTATGCGGGATGATGCTGCTGACGAGGAGGAGGGTGCCTTTGGGGAATCATGGGATATGGAAGAGCTAAAGACATCCCTGCCAGGAATGGCGAATGGAGATAAAAATGGATGCAAAGATACAGt GCAATGTTCCTTCTGTGATTGGGTTTGTGGAAAAGATGGAACACAACTTGATAAACACTACTGGAAGACTTGTCCGATTCTCATGAAATGCCCACAGTGCCAGTGCGTCCTGGAAGTATCTGCTTACACACATCATCTAATAA ATGAATGTGAGGCAAAGGAGAGTTACGTGATTTGCAAGAGGTGCACCGAAGCCGTCCACATTGAGCTGTACCAGTTGCACCTTCTCGAGGAGTACTGCATGGAATTACCACCTGGAACCGTAAGGTGCCCCCTTTGTCATGAAAATATCCCCGaaaatggatggaaaatgcatttcctcGATGCAGTTCACTACTGCCGTGGCAATGCACGACGGCGCAATGGTAAAAAGTAG
- the LOC129788838 gene encoding uncharacterized protein LOC129788838, producing the protein MHSKSAFLIVCATILLAVCVQQGLSIKCWECRSDEDPKCGDPFDNSTLSITDCAQSLPLEHLPGVRATMCRKIRQKAQGKWRYFRSCAYMGEPGIEGDERFCLMRTGTYNIFLEYCTCNSKDGCNTAALPRLGGATASALFLVPLLAWRFG; encoded by the exons ATGCATTCCAAAAGTGCCTTCCTTATTGTTTGTGCAACAATCCTCCTTGCCGTGTGTGTGCAGCAGG GTCTTTCGATAAAGTGCTGGGAATGCCGGTCGGATGAGGATCCCAAGTGTGGTGATCCATTCGACAATAGCACACTCTCAATCACCGACTGTGCTCAGTCACTACCATTGGAACACCTTCCTGGGGTCAGAGCAACAATGTGCAGGAAGATCCGGCAGAAAG CTCAAGGGAAGTGGAGGTACTTCAGGAGCTGTGCCTACATGGGAGAACCCGGAATTGAGGGTGATGAACGATTCTGCCTCATGAGGACAGGAACATACAACATCTTCCTTGAGTATTGTACGTGCAACAGCAAGGATGGCTGCAATACAGCTGCTCTACCACGTCTTGGAGGCGCCACAGCTTCTGCCTTGTTCCTCGTGCCACTCCTAGCCTGGAGGTTTGGGTAA